CCACGGCGAGATGCGCAGCGTAGAGTACAGGCTCAATGTGCAAGGAGAGCCACTCGACTTCGAGGCTCGCCTGGCGCAAAGCGCAGAGCGGCAGGTGTTGGCGGTGGTTCGTGATATAACCCAGCAAAAGCAGCTCGAGCGAATGAAACAGGAATTCGTTTCGGCGGTCTCGCATGAGCTGCGTACCCCACTGGTGGGAATTCTGGGCTTTGCCGAGTTGCTCGAAGAGGAGCCCGATTTGAACGAGGAGTCCCGAGAATTCGCCCGCCTGATACGCGAAAGTGGGTTGCGCCTAAAGAATATGGTCGACAACCTACTCGACTCCAATCGGCTCGAGTCCGGCCGCTTCGAGGTCAACCGCCGCAGGGTGAACCTTACTCCCGTCTTGCGCGACGTGGCCGCCGCTTTCCGGGGGGTTGCCCAGCTATCGGGCATTGCCCTCGAGCTGCACCTGGCACCGCTGCCCTCGCTGCCAGCCGACCCCGACCGCATCGGTCAGGTGATCGGCAACCTGCTCTCCAACGCATTCAAGTTCACCCCCAAGAACGGCCGCGTTACCCTACGAGCGTATACAAGGGAAGATCGGCTGCGCATCGAGGTCGAGGACACCGGCCCTGGCATCTCGCCAGATGAGGTAGGGCGCTTATTTCAACGTTATGCCCGCACCCGCACCGCCCTCGAGCGCGGGGTACGGGGAACCGGCTTGGGGCTGTACATCTCCAAGGCTATCGTTGAAGCACACCACGGCACCATCGGCGTGAATTCCGAGCTGGGCAAAGGGTCGTGTTTTTACGTAGAGCTGCCCATTTCGGCTGTCGAGGCTGGTGAGCCCGCCTTAGGACACTCTTCATAAATCGCCAGGTTGACATCCCGCCGCCGGGTAGCCGGGTGAGCCTTGCGGCTCTCCCAGCCCCCTCAGAACCGTGCGTGCGACTTTCACCGCACACGGCTCAAGCCTTCAAGCCCTTGTACCCAACTCGCTGATGGTGCGCGTGATGGCACCAGCGATGCACCAACATCCGGTTGTCTAACGTGTTCTGTCCCCCAGCGTGTCTCGGCTTGACGTGGTGGTCGTCCATATCCTCCACTGCAAGCGGAA
This is a stretch of genomic DNA from Meiothermus cerbereus DSM 11376. It encodes these proteins:
- a CDS encoding HNH endonuclease gives rise to the protein RDYWQNRHKRTIARQIHQKDKLELLRRQDSVCGMCRLPLAVEDMDDHHVKPRHAGGQNTLDNRMLVHRWCHHAHHQRVGYKGLKA